The following proteins are co-located in the Pristiophorus japonicus isolate sPriJap1 unplaced genomic scaffold, sPriJap1.hap1 HAP1_SCAFFOLD_634, whole genome shotgun sequence genome:
- the LOC139255791 gene encoding probable G-protein coupled receptor 139 gives MLPIQHAQRICYMIIAVIGVPVNLVAIVVLSRGKCGLSNCTTRYLVAMAAADLLVVITGVILWRINWYYFPGSFLEITPVCCVTYLLSRVATDCSVCFTVTFTFDRFVAICCQKLKNKYCTGRTAAVVLATSCILLCSKNVPYYFTLGPGEIIDNVPWDCIPIPAYYTEPGWLGFDVFGMVLIPLLPFAVILLLNALTVRHILVTSRVRKGLRSERMGENGCDPEMESRRKSVILLFTISGSFRLLWLVYVIDFLYYSIKGTYPGDYNVALYTFQQVGYILQNLSCCTNTFIYGVTQSKFREQLKSAMKYPVTSIIQLINGQNN, from the exons ATGCTTCCAATTCAACATGCCCAGCGAATATGCTACATGATCATTGCcgtcattggtgttcctg tgaatttagtggcgattgtggtcctgtcccggggaaagtgcgggctctccaactgcaccactcgctacctggtggccatggcagcagcggatctactggtggtcatcACTGGGGTAATACTGTGGCGCATCAATTGGTATTATTTCCCGGGATCTTTCCTGGAGATCACCCCTGTGTGTTGTGTTACATATCTCCTGTCCCGTGTAGCCACAGACTGCTCTGTCtgcttcaccgtcactttcacctttgatcgatttgtggctatttgttgccagaagctgaaaaacaaatattgcaccgggagaactgcggctgtggttctggcaacaagctgcattctgctctgttcAAAAAACGTTCCTTACTACTTTACACTTGGACCTGGGGAGATAATCGATAATGTTCCGTGGGACTGTATCCCAATCCCAGCCTATTATACTGAGCCCGGATGGCTGGGATTTGACGTGTTTGGTATGGTTTTAATCCCACTACTtccattcgctgtaattttgttgctcaatgctctgacagTCAGGCACATTTTAGTGACCAGTCGAGTCCGGAAGGGACTGAGgagtgagagaatgggggagaatggctgtgacccagagatggagagcaggaggaagtctgtcattttactcttcaccatatccggcagcttcagaCTGCTGTGGCTGGTGTATGTTATAGATTTCTTATATTATAGCATTAAAGGAACATATCCCGGTGATTACAATGTAGCTTTATACACCTTTCAACAAGTCGGATATATACTGCAgaatttaagttgctgcacaaacacatttatttacggggtgacccagtccaagttcagagagcagttgaagagcgcgatgaaatatccggttacctcaattatacaattaattAATGGTCAGAACAACTGA